In one Pseudomonadota bacterium genomic region, the following are encoded:
- the rplR gene encoding 50S ribosomal protein L18, producing the protein MKTVRQLLERRRQRVRFQIRKKATGRLRLSVFRSAQHIYAQIIDDAKGHTMAAVSTLDKDLRPSLKSPSNADAAKVAGLLLAKKAKAAGIDTVVFDRGGYLFHGRVKALAEGAREGGLLF; encoded by the coding sequence ATGAAAACTGTCAGACAACTTCTTGAACGCCGCCGCCAGCGGGTTCGTTTCCAGATCCGGAAAAAGGCAACCGGCAGGCTGCGCCTGTCTGTTTTCCGCTCCGCACAGCACATCTATGCCCAGATCATTGATGATGCCAAAGGCCATACAATGGCCGCAGTATCCACCCTGGACAAGGATCTCAGGCCATCCCTGAAATCCCCGTCCAATGCTGACGCGGCGAAGGTTGCGGGGCTTCTTCTGGCAAAAAAGGCAAAGGCCGCCGGAATCGACACTGTTGTGTTTGACCGCGGGGGCTATCTGTTCCATGGCCGGGTGAAAGCCCTGGCCGAAGGCGCCCGTGAAGGCGGACTTCTGTTCTGA